The region CTCGAACCTTAAAGATAATTCATATTCACACAGCTATGTAGCTAGTTTCATGACTTGTAAAAACTGCATGACTCATCGGATAGCTTGCTATTAGGCAAATAGCAAGGTAGGAAATGCTAGCTTAGCAATATTACCAAATGGGGTGATGAAAACACTTACAGCTATCACATTGACAAACGTGGTTTTCCCCGAATATTGAAGTCCAACAAGGGTTAACTCCATCTCCTCCTTCCAGAACAGGGACTTGACCCAATCTAGGAAACGGTTAATAAGTGCCAACATTTTTGGATTGAAGAATTACAAGTCTTTGgtgattttcttttcagtctgTATACCAGCGGGTGTCAACGTAATGTTTGGAAGGAACTGCCTGCTGTCATATGACCCCGATAGGATCACTGCGCTGTAGGCTGTTCTTTAGCATTAGGCTGCACAGGACTCTGGgatttttctgtgctttttgcAGCAGTTAAAACTCAGATGCGGAAACCTTGCCCTAAatgattttaatgttatggATAATGACCAAAGTCATATAATTAAACCATATATAATGAACAATATATgagcataaatattttttaaataaaagaaaggtCTATTCATTTTCAGAAAATTGCAAAAAGGTTACTAGactaataatttaaaaattagaaTAGAAAGTATTTTAAATCTATTGTTGAAAAAAGGTAAACACAGACACCAATGTTCTtacaacattttttaattacaacaCTGGGTGACAAAACAATGAATTAAACGtgtgttttgaatgcagttgtaAGTGACTGCAGGCACCTCCATAGGCTGGCTCTTTAAGCCAAAAATCATTTATACAAGGTGATCTTGACTTAAGGAAGACACCTcctaccacccccaccccgcacacacactccaaaagtCATAAAACGGATTGTAAATTCTGCCGATCAAGCCATGCTGGTTTTGGCATCCCTTTGCAATATATGCATTATCTACTCAAGATATTTATACTGGGCTGGTCAGGCTGATGAAGTGCATGTATAACATGCTGTACtgaatacaacacaaacacagattaaCGCAGTCGTGCTATTTGTAATTTCTTGCACATCTCACCATAATGAAGTTGGGCTAGAACTCAGCAACTGAATTAGACAATACCATAGTGAACCATTTCCTGATGCCAACAACAGATACACTACTCTCCAGCATACATCCTATATACCAATGACTCCTGAGCAGggctaaaaataaatgagcaacCACGAATAGTTTGTTTCACCCTTTTTGACAATCTGAGTTACAACCCAAATTCAAACCTAAATTTTCcttaatcattttaatatttccagGCATTTGGCTGTCCTTGCTATTATTCCAGATAGTAGTAACacaattataacaataattttATGAATTCATGGTTATTGCATCTAAGTTCCAGTTCTGAAATTATTCTTAAATAGCTTTTCTTTACTACACCTGAACGCTACATTCTGCCAGtccatgtagaaatataacctttcaataaaatagaaaagaaaatgttcacaGTTATTCTCACCAAGTAACacatcaggaaaaagaaaaaagaaaaaaaaaagattctgaaGAGGTGTGCGGCTGCTGGATATTTGCAGTACGTTtccagaaaataaaattaacttcaAACATCACATTGTTTAGTGGAGGCTTCTGAAAGGACAGCACTGATATGTGGATCATGCTTTTCACCCATTTCTTCTTTGGACAGTTTACACATGCAATCATCCGGATGTGTCAGATAGTACTCTACAGAAAGACACACTGAGGTTAATCATTTTCACAtgacatttaatgcatttggcagacactcctatccagagcaacttataaTTTTCTATTACAGACGTAGGCAAGCATAATGTTAAGACTCTTGCCCAAGAacttattggtatagcatagagcactGGCCTAGATGGGGATTGAACCCCAGTCCTGCACAGGATTGgcagcattgttacccactagATTATACCATCTGAACTCCCACAAAATGggaatgtcttttttaaaaatacagacctAACAATGCATTTCAGCATGACATCCATACAGACTGAAATGAAAGTACACAGAATTTCAGAAACACTTATTGGCTCAATAATAATGGGACAAGATTCAGTGATTAAGAAAATACTAATATAGCCTGATGATATTAAGTGGGCACATAATTGTTTGATGTCACTTactggttttccttttcttgtgcATGGCCCTTTGAATGCAGACATCAATAAGCAGCACCACACAGATCAAACTGGTGATAGCTAAACACATTCCCATAACTATATGAGCCAAGTGATCATCATCTGTTAAAAGTAGGCAGATAAAAATAAGTGCCGCTGTCATGTCACCCAGCAAAGAACACATACTCATCCACCATTCACAGCACCCGATCATTTACCCAGGTCCAAATCACCCACTTATTAATCACTGAGCATTCTGTTTCCCATTTCCCATTCCCCTTTTTATTTCCACAGACACCCTTTGTCCAATACTTCACATTAGCCTTATTGAAAACTAACGCTATCAGCTTTTGTACAAGAAGAATGTCTTTTCTTAAATTGAGAATATTCTTTACTTTTGTTTCCTTCATTAAAAGTAATCCAACTCCTGAACTTACATCTCACTCATTTGTTACAGTCCCTAAAATCTTGACTCTCCAAGgttaacaaagcaaaaaagaTTAAGAGGAaaagaatgtgaaaaaaatagTTAATAGAATAGATAATAGATAACAGAAATATTTACTGCTTAGAATTAAATACATCTACATTGACCAGAGCTGAAATAGACCATAATGGACACTTTATGATAGTGTTGCTGTCATCATCAGTGTGACTACAAACTACCATATGTAATACCTTAGCAATCTGAACAAAAAAGCTTAAGGAAGCAACTATGACAGCACAAGCAGACAGCTGAAAATTTCATTATGAGATATGACCGCATGCTAACATTACATTGGCATTGAAAGTATTttcaacaaatacatttttttaagcaTCTGAGCAGTTATGTCAGTTataaaaagaaaccaaaagcaAATCAGAACTCTGAATACATCTTGAATGTAACAGTTACTAAACTGTGCAGTCTAAGGGTAACTTTCATGAAATAATAAGAGCTCAAGCCTTGTGAATGACTGATAAAGAACACTAACCACTTTGCCAACCACATCTTGCATTGTGCGTCATGTTTCCAGGGAAGAGTACAGACAAACCAAATTTGCGGCAGCTGTTTAcgaaaaacagaacatttataATAAGAATATCAAGAGATGGAGCAAGATTATATTGGATTTAACTTAAATGTCACTTACTCTGCTATGGGCTCACACATGCTGTCCTCAGCGTCATTGTATGTTGTATTAAGGCATGGTTCACAAATATAACTGAATATGTAATTACCTACCAAAGGTtcacaaaaaatgtgtttgaagaTATCAGTAGATTTTGCTATTTagtattttttaattgtttgatCATTGTTGGCTTTATTTTTCAGATATGTATCTATCTTTGTTGTTTATACCAATCTGGTCAAGGGATCTTTAGACAGCAAGCAAAAAACCAGGACATCAAATGTACACTGTGTACAGTACAAGAGAGCATTGCCTGCACACTATATTTGTGGGCTTTGCTGTTTTCAGTTTCTTTATAAATTGCTCCCCCTCCCATATACACCCCCCAGgctctttaaaaagaaaaatgctccAAACTAGACCACAAACCCAAACCACAGCCTCTTACACTCTATGCTCAGACCCCAGCCAGTAATTTTCAGAACACAATTACAATCCACCCAGTTGCTCACCATCTTAGGGTAAGAATAAGTATGACACGGAAACCCCTGGTAAGAGGAAGTGAGCCAAGTCTTACCGTTTCGCCTGAGTTCCTCTCCTCGTTTGCACCGTGGTCGGGAAATGCACTGAGAACAGTCAGTATTATTACACAAGAGATTACTGCCGCAGGAGCACCTGGTGTTAGAGCTGCTTGCCGCTGGGCACTTCTCACATGTACTAGGCTTGGTATCATTGCAAGGTATTTTGGGATATTCACCTATATAATACAGATAAGCAACTTCACTCAGTGCAGTTGGGGTCCTGTAGCAAAGCGGTATCTAACTGGAACTTAAATAGCTGGAAAGACATTGTTTGgctttttcattttgtgaaatATACTAAGACTTACTTGAGAAGGGATGTTGTTTTAACATTACTATGTCATAAGAGACAATGAAGGTAACAAgattactattattataatatCAATATTTTACCTGAAGGACAGGCATCACAACATCTCCCCATATGTTCGTACTGAGTCTTCCAGATACAATTGACAGCCTGGCACATGGATAAGACAAAGCCAATGGTTAACAGTTTCAGTAAGAAATGTATAATATCCATTTTAAGATCCTGCTGCCACCAGAGCTGTGAGCTGCCAAAAGTCTTGGCCTTTTATGTGAGGCAGCTCAAACATCAGTGGTTTCCAATGACCTAACCCACTTATAAGCAGGAACTaagagacccagagagagataaagagagagagagagagagagagagagagagagagagagagagagagagagagagagcacatttgCACGACATAGAGAGATACATAGCGAGAACATGTTTGCACTATTATGAGATTTTATGACTGGGATAACTAACCTATGAGAGTCTTACAGAGGTTTAAATAAGGTTGTTTATAATCACAGTGCCatgatacatttttacagtgaatCTTATGGTTTATGGCAGGGCAGATTTTGACTCAGCAATTTCAGAATGCATTATTTGGTGagtataaaaatacatttaatggctttttaattTCATAACTGAGAAGTAAATCTATGTCTTTGGAGGAATATCACAAACTGATtaatacacaatacatttgtacattgtGGTGAGGTTATTGCTAAGGGTTTTTTTAACATATACCTCAGTCTTGCCATGTCTGAAATTTCTCGATCACCTACTGATTCACAATGTACTACAttgtggtaaagacgctgacgagccttctttgccagggagttggtatggtggGACCAGGATAGGTCCTGCGAGATAGTCCAAAACAGAATGTCTCCCCTGAattgttattttcatattaactGCACTAACATTTGTCCTACACAATTCATGTGTAATGGGGCAGAGAAAGTCAGATGCTTGCGGATAAGAGGTTTGGGTTTTATTGTAATCCAGATCAGTAGTCAGAGAAAAAGGCGGGGTCAGAGCCAGAAAAATGAGATCAGGGATAAGCACAATCATGGAGTAAAGTCAGCCCAAGTCAAATACCACAAAAGCAATCCAAAAATAGGCAGACTAATCCAAAGGGGCAAGCAAGAGTCAGAAtagagaaaatacaaaaaaaaacaagacctGGTACACAAAAGGGCAAGACAGGAGAAACCACTCAGTATGCACAGTGATACTGGAAGCAATACTGCACAATGGTAAGAAGGAGTAGGCAAGCTTAAATACACTGGGACTAGAAGAACAGGTGATGTTAATAAtctggtgatgatgatctgacaaactgtctgtgaTTAGCTGGGTTGTTAACTGGGTGACCAACAGCAGGTTGGGAACTGTAGTGAGCTGGGGACATGGGCATGACACCATGTAATATCCTTAACAGAAGGAGCTTAGGTGGGAGGCAATGTTTTCAAAAGTGTCTATATGGTGTGTTCTTCCCtcacattatttttcaaatttttttctacattttctaaTA is a window of Electrophorus electricus isolate fEleEle1 chromosome 3, fEleEle1.pri, whole genome shotgun sequence DNA encoding:
- the tnfrsf18 gene encoding tumor necrosis factor receptor superfamily member 18 isoform X2, producing the protein MDIIHFLLKLLTIGFVLSMCQAVNCIWKTQYEHMGRCCDACPSGEYPKIPCNDTKPSTCEKCPAASSSNTRCSCGSNLLCNNTDCSQCISRPRCKRGEELRRNGNYIFSYICEPCLNTTYNDAEDSMCEPIADCRKFGLSVLFPGNMTHNARCGWQSDDDHLAHIVMGMCLAITSLICVVLLIDVCIQRAMHKKRKTICMDVMLKCIVRVLSDTSG
- the tnfrsf18 gene encoding tumor necrosis factor receptor superfamily member 18 isoform X3; this translates as MGRCCDACPSGEYPKIPCNDTKPSTCEKCPAASSSNTRCSCGSNLLCNNTDCSQCISRPRCKRGEELRRNGNYIFSYICEPCLNTTYNDAEDSMCEPIADCRKFGLSVLFPGNMTHNARCGWQSDDDHLAHIVMGMCLAITSLICVVLLIDVCIQRAMHKKRKTKYYLTHPDDCMCKLSKEEMGEKHDPHISAVLSEASTKQCDV
- the tnfrsf18 gene encoding tumor necrosis factor receptor superfamily member 18 isoform X1, translated to MDIIHFLLKLLTIGFVLSMCQAVNCIWKTQYEHMGRCCDACPSGEYPKIPCNDTKPSTCEKCPAASSSNTRCSCGSNLLCNNTDCSQCISRPRCKRGEELRRNGNYIFSYICEPCLNTTYNDAEDSMCEPIADCRKFGLSVLFPGNMTHNARCGWQSDDDHLAHIVMGMCLAITSLICVVLLIDVCIQRAMHKKRKTKYYLTHPDDCMCKLSKEEMGEKHDPHISAVLSEASTKQCDV